The sequence below is a genomic window from Prochlorococcus marinus CUG1416.
TTAAATCTTTCAAAAGAAAACTATATAAAAATATAGCATTAAAAAAATTATTAAACTTTAAGTTAGGTTAATATCTATTTTGCATGAAAACTGATTTTCATAATTGTCTAATTTGATTTTTTGAATTCTGTAGAAAAACGAAAAATTTCATATTTTTATCCTCAACAAAAAAATTTATTAGTTATATTTTTAAAAAATTTATTACCTGAGGAGCACAAGGTTAAATGACTCAACTCAATTTAATTGTCAATTCTCTCCCGCGAGATCTTCTAGAATTTACATTTTTTTTAGCAGTCGGATTTACAGCTGGATCTATAGGTCTAATTTAATTTTATTAAAAAATTTAAGGATAAATTTTAATACTTAAACTTTGATCTATTATTTTATACTTTTTCTGAAATTTTTTAGGCAGTGTAGAAAAATTCCAGAGGATAACAAAAATTCAAATATTTCTTGGTCATTTCTTATTTGTTCAGTTGTTGAAGCCCATGAGATATCAAAATAAAAGTAAAAAAGAGCGACAAATAAAAAATAAAGAGACATTTCTTTACTAGGTAAAGCATTAATATTTTTGAATTTTCTCCATCCAAACCAACCAAGAAAGATACAACTTATTTCAAAAACTGGGTCTAGTAAATAATTATGAAAAAAAGGCAAATTATGCAAATTGGTTTCTCCTTGAACATTCAAGTCAGATATGGTTGTAATACCAATTCCAGTTAGCCTTTCTCCCCAGCTTAT
It includes:
- a CDS encoding pectate lyase, with product MSKDIKTPFGRITPDVSLFPIYYLVFIYGFVYIFPYGKNLIGVSWFDFLRSEDGPLEWLQFFEYLLSSFLAFFIYLRRKKKKEINSLIWLLIAFLSLVIAGEEISWGERLTGIGITTISDLNVQGETNLHNLPFFHNYLLDPVFEISCIFLGWFGWRKFKNINALPSKEMSLYFLFVALFYFYFDISWASTTEQIRNDQEIFEFLLSSGIFLHCLKNFRKSIK